The proteins below come from a single Agrobacterium vitis genomic window:
- a CDS encoding UbiH/UbiF family hydroxylase: protein METVDVTVIGAGLAGSVAALALARRGRKVTLVAGDTRPKDRRTTALMDQSIRFLDRLGLWEELKSQGEALSTMQIIDGTKRLLRAPPVAFRSSEIGLAAFGYNFANSDLLDVFDAALAREPNLTVLHQQAASIDFTTDTARVTLADNTVIECDLVVGADGRHSMTRGAADVAVRTWSYPQTAVVLNFTHALPHNNVSTEFHTETGPFTQVPLKGNRSSLVWVVEPEEAERLKSLPLNDLSVLVEARMQSLLGQVTVEAPAQAWPLSGMSANRYGKGRAVFIGEAGHAFPPIGAQGLNLSLRDIMVLEDLVGHEPQKPLGSTLGDRFDRRRKVDVWSRTASVDLLNRSLLSSFLPVQMVRAAGIHLLSNLSPLRHFAMREGVAPGRGFGAFPQMIRDKIKSRF, encoded by the coding sequence ATGGAAACGGTCGATGTCACGGTAATTGGCGCAGGTCTGGCTGGGTCCGTCGCGGCACTGGCACTGGCCCGACGCGGGCGCAAGGTAACGTTGGTTGCCGGGGATACCCGCCCGAAAGATCGCCGCACCACAGCGCTGATGGATCAATCCATCCGCTTTCTCGACCGTCTCGGCCTATGGGAAGAGCTCAAATCCCAAGGCGAAGCGCTTTCGACCATGCAGATCATCGATGGCACAAAGCGACTGCTGCGCGCGCCGCCTGTTGCCTTTCGCAGTTCTGAAATCGGGCTGGCCGCCTTCGGCTATAATTTTGCAAACAGCGATCTTCTCGATGTGTTCGACGCTGCCCTGGCGCGAGAACCCAATCTTACCGTTTTGCACCAACAGGCTGCCTCGATTGATTTTACGACCGACACTGCTCGCGTAACGCTTGCCGATAACACTGTTATCGAATGCGATCTGGTGGTCGGTGCCGATGGCCGGCACTCGATGACGCGCGGCGCGGCCGATGTGGCGGTGCGGACCTGGTCCTATCCGCAAACGGCCGTGGTGCTGAATTTCACCCATGCCCTGCCCCACAACAATGTCTCGACCGAATTTCATACGGAAACCGGGCCGTTCACTCAGGTGCCGCTCAAAGGCAACCGTTCCAGCCTGGTCTGGGTGGTCGAGCCAGAGGAAGCGGAACGGCTGAAGTCCTTGCCGCTCAACGATCTCAGCGTTCTGGTCGAAGCGCGCATGCAGTCGCTGCTGGGCCAAGTCACGGTCGAGGCACCGGCCCAGGCCTGGCCGCTTTCGGGCATGAGCGCTAACCGCTACGGCAAGGGCCGCGCCGTTTTCATCGGTGAGGCGGGGCATGCCTTCCCGCCCATCGGCGCGCAAGGTCTTAATCTCAGCCTGCGCGACATCATGGTCCTGGAAGATCTTGTTGGGCATGAGCCGCAAAAACCGCTCGGCTCGACGCTGGGCGACCGCTTCGATCGCCGCCGCAAGGTGGATGTCTGGAGCCGCACCGCCAGCGTCGATCTTCTGAACCGCTCGCTGCTGTCGTCCTTCCTGCCGGTGCAAATGGTGCGCGCTGCCGGCATTCATCTTCTCTCAAACCTGTCACCGCTGCGCCATTTCGCCATGCGCGAGGGCGTTGCACCGGGCCGTGGCTTCGGCGCGTTTCCGCAGATGATCCGCGACAAGATCAAATCGCGATTTTGA
- a CDS encoding TatD family hydrolase, with amino-acid sequence MLIDTHCHLDFADFEEERDALVKRAHDAGVKQMVTISTRVAKLPALLELTERYPSVFCSVGTHPNNANEELEIGADDLVRLAETHEKVVAIGECGLDYFYDTQTPEDQKTGFLRHIEASRRTQLPLVIHSRSADDDMGQILRDETAKGAFPFILHCFSAGEALAKTGVELGGYISFSGILTFPKSQELRDIAKEIPLDRLLVETDAPYLAPKRWRGKRNEPSYVVNTAEVLAEVKGVSYAEIAAITTDNALRLFSKMPRL; translated from the coding sequence ATGTTGATCGATACCCATTGCCATCTGGATTTCGCCGATTTCGAGGAAGAGCGAGACGCGCTGGTGAAGCGCGCCCATGACGCAGGCGTCAAGCAGATGGTGACGATCTCCACCCGTGTCGCCAAGCTTCCGGCGCTGTTGGAGCTGACCGAGCGCTACCCTTCGGTATTTTGCTCGGTCGGTACCCATCCCAACAATGCCAATGAAGAGCTGGAGATTGGCGCGGACGATCTGGTGCGACTGGCCGAGACGCATGAAAAAGTCGTTGCCATCGGCGAATGCGGCCTGGATTACTTCTACGATACCCAAACGCCTGAAGACCAGAAAACCGGCTTCCTGCGTCATATCGAGGCGTCGCGCCGCACACAATTGCCGCTGGTGATCCATAGCCGCAGCGCCGATGACGACATGGGTCAGATCCTGCGCGACGAGACGGCAAAGGGTGCGTTTCCCTTCATTCTGCATTGCTTTTCGGCTGGCGAGGCTTTGGCGAAAACCGGCGTCGAGCTGGGCGGCTATATTTCCTTTTCCGGCATCCTGACCTTTCCGAAATCGCAGGAGCTGCGCGATATCGCCAAGGAAATTCCTCTGGATCGCCTTTTGGTGGAAACAGACGCGCCTTACCTTGCGCCGAAACGCTGGCGTGGAAAACGCAACGAGCCCTCCTATGTCGTCAATACGGCGGAGGTGCTGGCCGAGGTCAAAGGCGTCAGTTACGCCGAAATCGCCGCGATCACCACGGATAATGCATTGAGACTGTTTTCGAAAATGCCAAGGCTTTGA
- the pcsA gene encoding phosphatidylcholine synthase yields MKIFNYKRVPYAEMRAFSVHILTASGSFLAFLGVVAAAEHRFVDMFWWLGLALAVDGIDGPIARKVKVKEVLPNWSGDTLDNIIDYVTYVLLPAFALYQSGMIGQPWSFVAAGMIVVSSAIYYADMGMKTDEYFFSGFPVVWNMIVFTLFVIDASATTAMIVVGISVALTFLPISFLHPVRVKRLRPLNLAVFFLWCGLGGAALLMHFQTPSFLVIPFIISGIYLYVIGGILQAFPSLGRS; encoded by the coding sequence ATGAAGATTTTCAACTATAAGCGCGTACCCTATGCAGAGATGCGCGCGTTCTCCGTGCATATTCTGACAGCCTCCGGCTCGTTCCTGGCATTTTTGGGTGTCGTGGCTGCCGCAGAGCATCGTTTTGTCGATATGTTCTGGTGGCTTGGCCTGGCGCTGGCCGTGGATGGCATCGATGGACCGATCGCCCGCAAGGTCAAGGTCAAGGAGGTCCTGCCCAATTGGTCCGGCGATACGCTCGATAATATTATCGATTATGTGACCTATGTGCTGCTACCCGCTTTTGCGCTTTACCAGAGCGGTATGATCGGCCAGCCTTGGTCTTTCGTCGCTGCCGGAATGATCGTGGTGTCCAGCGCCATCTATTATGCCGATATGGGCATGAAGACCGACGAATATTTCTTCTCCGGCTTTCCAGTCGTTTGGAATATGATCGTTTTTACCCTGTTCGTCATCGATGCCTCGGCAACGACCGCGATGATCGTGGTCGGCATTTCCGTAGCGCTGACCTTCCTACCGATCAGCTTCCTGCATCCCGTCCGGGTCAAGCGGCTGCGACCGCTTAATCTGGCGGTGTTCTTCCTGTGGTGCGGACTGGGTGGCGCGGCGTTGCTGATGCATTTCCAAACGCCGTCTTTCCTGGTCATCCCCTTCATTATTAGCGGCATTTACCTCTATGTGATTGGTGGAATTCTCCAGGCTTTTCCGTCGCTTGGCCGCAGTTGA
- a CDS encoding ABC transporter ATP-binding protein yields MSHSKEVAPSPLLSVRSLTKRFGTFAACDGIDLDILPGEIHALLGENGAGKSTLVKMLFGVLTPSAGEIHWDHQGPVEVTSPAEARRLGIGMVFQHFSLFEALTVAENIALSLDRSVSIGEISEQARTLSLSYGLPLDPSAHVADLSVGERQRIEIVRALLQNPKLIILDEPTSVLTPQEADKLFETLEKLRAEGRSVLYISHRLEEVQRICDRATVLRHGKVTGTCDPRQETPATLARMMVGADVIGVTPDIAAPVGADLLTISHLSVDARTPFSMALKDVSLNVRAGEILGLAGVAGNGQSELFDVLSGEYTVRDHQAIQLCGQPVGRLGINRRRLIGAGFVPEERHGHAAVTGLSLSDNLLLARHRSDRGRYVSGLFGLIRHSAIKTSTRQICEAMDVRKSGEDPVAGSLSGGNLQKFIVGRELDRKPAVLVVNQPTWGVDAGAASRIRQALIDLAAQGSAVVIISQDLDEIFEVSTSIAAISEGRLSKVYPSGVMNREKIGLLMGGLHGLENADAH; encoded by the coding sequence GTGTCGCATAGCAAAGAAGTAGCGCCATCTCCGCTGCTTTCGGTTCGCAGCCTGACGAAGCGATTCGGCACATTTGCCGCCTGCGATGGCATTGATCTCGACATTCTTCCCGGCGAAATCCATGCCCTGCTGGGGGAAAACGGCGCGGGCAAATCCACACTTGTCAAAATGTTGTTTGGTGTGCTGACGCCAAGCGCTGGCGAGATCCATTGGGATCATCAAGGCCCCGTCGAGGTCACCTCTCCAGCGGAGGCCCGCCGGCTTGGCATCGGTATGGTGTTTCAGCATTTTTCGCTGTTTGAAGCACTGACCGTGGCTGAGAATATCGCCTTGTCCCTGGATCGCTCGGTGTCGATTGGCGAAATCTCCGAACAGGCGCGGACGTTATCGTTGTCTTACGGTTTGCCGCTCGATCCTTCGGCCCATGTGGCCGATCTGTCGGTGGGCGAGCGCCAGCGGATCGAAATCGTCCGGGCATTGTTGCAAAATCCAAAACTGATCATTCTCGATGAGCCGACCTCGGTGCTGACCCCGCAGGAGGCCGACAAGCTGTTTGAAACGCTGGAAAAACTGCGGGCCGAAGGGCGTTCGGTGCTCTATATCAGCCACCGGTTGGAAGAAGTGCAGCGCATTTGTGACCGTGCCACGGTTTTACGCCACGGTAAGGTGACAGGGACCTGCGATCCACGCCAAGAAACCCCGGCCACGTTGGCGCGAATGATGGTAGGCGCGGACGTCATTGGTGTGACGCCGGATATCGCGGCTCCAGTTGGTGCAGACCTGCTCACCATCAGCCATCTCAGCGTCGATGCTCGCACGCCGTTTTCCATGGCGCTGAAGGATGTGTCGCTGAATGTCCGGGCGGGTGAAATCCTCGGACTGGCGGGCGTGGCCGGTAATGGCCAGAGCGAATTGTTTGATGTGCTGTCGGGCGAATATACCGTGCGCGACCATCAAGCCATCCAGCTATGCGGCCAACCGGTCGGGCGTTTAGGTATCAACCGGCGCCGGTTGATCGGCGCTGGTTTCGTGCCGGAAGAGCGCCATGGCCATGCCGCCGTTACCGGGCTTTCTCTGTCGGACAATCTGCTTTTGGCGCGGCATCGCTCGGATCGCGGGCGTTATGTCTCAGGTCTGTTCGGCCTGATCCGCCACAGCGCCATCAAGACCTCCACCCGACAGATTTGCGAGGCGATGGATGTGCGAAAGAGCGGTGAGGACCCGGTCGCCGGATCGCTTTCGGGCGGCAACCTGCAAAAATTCATTGTCGGGCGTGAGCTGGACCGCAAACCGGCGGTGCTGGTCGTCAACCAGCCGACCTGGGGTGTGGATGCCGGTGCGGCCAGCCGTATTCGCCAGGCCCTGATCGATCTTGCGGCGCAAGGCTCGGCGGTGGTGATCATCAGCCAGGATCTGGACGAGATTTTTGAAGTCTCGACATCGATTGCGGCGATTTCGGAGGGCAGGCTGTCGAAAGTCTATCCAAGCGGCGTGATGAACCGCGAGAAGATCGGCCTGCTGATGGGCGGCTTGCATGGTCTGGAGAATGCCGATGCGCATTGA
- a CDS encoding MBL fold metallo-hydrolase: protein MTYLRRFTILGCSSSPGVPRINGDWGDCDPSNPKNRRTRASFLIEQIGPDGGKTVVLVDTGPDFREQMIRAGVQSLDAVVYSHAHADHLHGIDDLRGYSLMQRGRIPIYAEPETMRRIETGFGYCLKTPDGSNYPPIVRPHIIEDMNQPVEIDGAGGRIALLPLEQQHGDIISLGFRIGDVAYCSDVSDFPEKTVPRLAGLDVLVIDALQYREHPSHLSLSQSLAWIDRLAPKRAILTHMHIPLDYETVLRETPDHVEPAYDQMQFEVTLSA from the coding sequence ATGACCTATCTCCGCCGCTTCACCATTCTGGGATGTTCATCCTCGCCGGGCGTGCCGCGGATCAATGGTGATTGGGGAGATTGCGATCCGTCGAACCCGAAGAACAGGCGCACACGCGCGTCTTTTCTGATCGAGCAGATCGGCCCGGATGGCGGCAAGACCGTGGTTCTGGTTGATACCGGTCCGGATTTTCGTGAACAGATGATCCGTGCGGGTGTCCAATCCCTGGACGCCGTCGTTTATAGCCACGCCCATGCCGACCATCTGCACGGCATCGATGATCTTCGCGGCTATTCCTTAATGCAGCGCGGACGCATTCCGATCTATGCCGAGCCGGAGACCATGCGTCGGATAGAGACGGGGTTCGGCTACTGCCTGAAGACCCCTGATGGTAGCAATTATCCACCCATCGTCCGTCCCCATATCATCGAGGACATGAACCAGCCGGTTGAGATCGATGGCGCAGGCGGACGCATTGCGCTCTTGCCGCTGGAACAGCAGCATGGCGACATTATTTCACTCGGCTTTCGCATCGGTGATGTCGCCTATTGCAGCGATGTCAGCGATTTTCCAGAAAAAACCGTGCCGCGTCTGGCCGGGCTGGATGTGCTTGTTATCGATGCCCTGCAATACAGGGAGCATCCGAGCCATCTGTCCCTGTCGCAATCGCTGGCATGGATCGACAGGCTTGCCCCGAAGCGGGCGATATTGACCCATATGCATATTCCACTCGATTACGAGACCGTCCTGCGCGAAACGCCTGATCATGTCGAGCCGGCCTATGACCAGATGCAATTCGAGGTCACGCTTTCAGCCTGA
- a CDS encoding ABC transporter permease: protein MILEAILLTVITASTPLVIAALGELVTERAGVLNLGVEGMMVMGAVAAFATAYSTGSPLLGVVAGIVAGAGFSLLFGFLTLTLVTNQVATGLALTILGLGVSGQLGESFVGKPGVKLQAIEFPLLSDIPVIGSLLFRQDLIFYLAIVLVIGVHWFLFKSRAGLMLRAVGDSPASAHTLGLKVIRTRYLAVMFGGACSGLAGAQLSLVYTPQWVENMSAGRGWIALALVVFASWRPGRVLAGGYLFGAVTIGQLHAQAFGIGLPSQFLSALPYAATIVVLIAISHNRRTTLINTPASLGKPFVPDR from the coding sequence ATGATTCTCGAAGCGATTCTTCTGACGGTTATCACTGCCTCAACACCGCTGGTTATCGCTGCCCTTGGCGAGCTTGTCACTGAGCGCGCCGGTGTGCTCAATCTCGGCGTCGAAGGCATGATGGTCATGGGGGCGGTTGCCGCCTTTGCCACCGCCTATTCCACCGGATCGCCGCTTTTGGGCGTGGTGGCGGGCATTGTCGCCGGGGCGGGTTTTTCGCTGCTGTTTGGGTTTCTGACGCTGACGCTGGTCACCAACCAGGTTGCGACCGGGCTGGCGCTGACCATTCTGGGGCTTGGCGTCTCCGGCCAGTTGGGCGAGAGTTTTGTCGGCAAGCCTGGCGTCAAGCTTCAGGCCATCGAATTTCCGCTGCTGTCGGATATTCCCGTCATCGGCTCTCTGCTGTTTCGGCAGGATCTGATCTTCTATCTGGCGATTGTCCTTGTCATTGGCGTCCACTGGTTCCTGTTCAAAAGCCGGGCCGGGCTGATGCTGCGGGCGGTGGGCGATAGTCCGGCGTCCGCGCATACATTGGGGCTGAAAGTTATCCGCACCCGCTATCTGGCAGTGATGTTCGGCGGTGCCTGTTCGGGGCTGGCCGGGGCGCAATTGTCGCTGGTCTATACGCCGCAATGGGTGGAAAACATGTCGGCCGGTCGTGGTTGGATCGCATTGGCGCTGGTGGTGTTTGCCTCCTGGCGACCGGGGCGCGTGCTGGCGGGCGGCTATCTGTTTGGGGCCGTCACCATCGGCCAGCTGCATGCGCAGGCGTTCGGCATCGGATTGCCGTCGCAGTTTTTATCAGCACTTCCTTATGCTGCGACCATTGTCGTTTTGATCGCGATTTCGCATAATCGGCGCACGACGTTGATTAATACACCCGCTTCTCTGGGAAAGCCCTTCGTTCCGGATCGCTGA
- a CDS encoding cytochrome c biogenesis CcdA family protein has product MTIAEIPFLTALVAGTLSFLSPCVLPLVPPYLCYMAGVSVEQFRGEAVAVDRRARSAVIFSALCFTLGFATVFVALGAGASSIGMMLRQHLDLLSKIGGLIIIVMGLNFLGLFRIGLLAREMRFAGGGKPATLTGAYVMGLAFAFGWTPCIGPVLGAILAVAAARDTVGQGAVLLAVYSLGLAIPFWIAAGFSGAFMRFLTRFRRHLGLVEKLMGLLLVATGLAFIFGFVSDLAIWFQQSFPILSRIG; this is encoded by the coding sequence GTGACGATTGCTGAAATTCCATTTCTGACGGCGCTTGTGGCCGGGACCTTGTCCTTTCTGTCGCCCTGTGTTTTGCCGCTGGTGCCGCCTTACCTCTGCTATATGGCGGGGGTCAGCGTCGAGCAGTTTCGCGGCGAGGCGGTGGCGGTTGACCGGCGGGCGCGCTCGGCGGTGATTTTTTCGGCCCTGTGTTTCACCCTGGGCTTTGCTACGGTCTTCGTGGCGCTCGGGGCGGGCGCGTCATCCATCGGTATGATGTTGCGTCAGCATCTTGATCTCCTGTCGAAGATTGGCGGCTTGATCATCATCGTTATGGGGCTGAATTTTCTAGGCCTGTTTCGCATCGGCCTGCTGGCGCGCGAAATGCGCTTTGCAGGTGGCGGCAAGCCCGCGACCCTGACAGGGGCCTATGTGATGGGGCTGGCCTTTGCGTTCGGCTGGACGCCCTGCATTGGCCCGGTACTGGGTGCTATTCTCGCGGTCGCCGCAGCCCGTGACACGGTCGGACAGGGTGCTGTGTTGCTGGCGGTCTATTCGCTGGGGCTTGCCATTCCGTTCTGGATCGCCGCTGGCTTTTCAGGGGCTTTCATGCGGTTTCTCACCCGGTTTCGCCGCCATCTCGGCTTGGTGGAAAAGCTCATGGGGCTGCTTCTGGTCGCAACCGGGCTTGCCTTCATCTTCGGCTTTGTATCCGATCTGGCGATCTGGTTTCAGCAGAGCTTCCCAATCCTGTCACGGATCGGATAA
- a CDS encoding chloride channel protein — protein MLNKPFQSPSTASFLNNLKASRLQALLRRGELGLVVLAAIIGILAGLLVSLVSFLSASLHFLVFGVEGTLSGSGITGPIVLGGPIIGGVILGVIVFILSKTRKKPMVDPIEANALHGGRLSLTDSIIVCVQNIISNGFGASVGLEAGYTQIASGFASKLGVKLKLRRGDLRLLVGCGAAGAIAAAFDAPLTGAFYAVELIIGSYTVVTLAPVIVSALVAKIVTSQIGGQGLSIDIGAVGNITPIDYLPAVMLGIVCAGVGIVLMQAVSFIEETARKSFISQPFRPMIGGIIIGLLALVSPQVLAGGHGALHINLNTQSSLYALVLLFVLKSIASAISIGSGFRGGLFFASLFMGALLGKIFAFAAMLFPVLTLTPVIYAVVGMSAFAAAVIGGPLTMTFLALELTGDFPITALVLASVITTSLVVRVSFGYSFATWRFHLRGETIRSAQDVGWIRDLTVAKMMRADVRTANLSMGLEEFCKQFPLGSTQRVIMVNDDGRYAGIVLLPEIYADPMDRENESRSLETYLRYTKDVLLPTMNVKQAAAIFDSTQSEALAVMNDRVQNRPIGLLTESHTLRRYSEELDLRRREVAGEF, from the coding sequence ATGTTGAACAAGCCCTTTCAATCTCCCAGCACGGCCAGCTTTCTCAACAATCTGAAAGCCTCCCGGCTTCAGGCGCTGCTGCGGCGGGGCGAATTGGGTCTGGTGGTGCTGGCCGCCATTATCGGCATACTCGCGGGGTTGCTGGTGTCGCTGGTCAGCTTCCTGAGCGCCAGCCTGCATTTTCTGGTCTTCGGCGTTGAGGGCACGTTGAGTGGCAGCGGCATTACCGGACCTATCGTGCTGGGCGGTCCTATTATCGGCGGCGTCATCCTCGGCGTCATTGTCTTCATTCTGTCCAAAACCCGTAAAAAACCGATGGTGGACCCCATCGAGGCCAACGCATTGCATGGCGGACGGCTGTCGCTGACCGACAGCATCATCGTTTGCGTGCAGAACATCATTTCCAACGGTTTCGGGGCTTCGGTCGGGCTGGAGGCCGGTTACACTCAGATCGCCTCCGGCTTTGCCTCAAAGCTTGGCGTCAAGCTGAAGCTGCGGCGCGGCGATTTGCGGCTGCTGGTCGGCTGCGGGGCCGCCGGTGCGATTGCCGCGGCTTTCGATGCGCCATTGACCGGCGCCTTCTATGCGGTTGAACTGATCATCGGCTCCTATACGGTCGTGACGCTCGCGCCAGTGATCGTCTCGGCACTGGTCGCCAAAATCGTGACCAGCCAGATCGGCGGGCAGGGCCTGTCCATCGATATCGGCGCGGTCGGTAACATCACCCCAATCGATTACCTGCCCGCCGTCATGCTCGGCATCGTCTGCGCAGGCGTTGGCATCGTCCTCATGCAGGCCGTCTCCTTCATCGAGGAAACCGCGCGCAAGAGCTTCATCTCCCAGCCCTTCAGGCCAATGATCGGCGGGATCATCATCGGCCTTCTGGCGCTGGTTTCCCCACAGGTTCTGGCCGGTGGCCACGGCGCGCTGCATATCAACCTCAATACCCAGAGCAGCCTTTATGCACTGGTTCTGTTGTTCGTGCTGAAATCCATTGCCAGTGCCATCTCCATCGGCTCCGGCTTTCGTGGCGGCCTGTTTTTCGCATCGCTGTTCATGGGCGCGCTGCTCGGCAAGATCTTTGCCTTTGCGGCCATGCTGTTTCCAGTTCTGACGCTGACGCCGGTGATTTATGCCGTGGTCGGCATGAGCGCCTTTGCCGCCGCCGTCATTGGTGGACCGCTAACCATGACCTTCCTGGCTCTGGAACTGACCGGCGACTTTCCGATCACCGCGCTGGTGCTTGCCTCCGTTATCACCACCTCGCTGGTGGTGCGGGTGTCGTTCGGCTATTCCTTCGCCACCTGGCGTTTTCACCTGCGCGGCGAAACAATTCGCAGCGCCCAGGATGTCGGCTGGATACGCGACCTGACGGTGGCCAAGATGATGCGCGCCGATGTCCGCACCGCCAATCTCTCCATGGGGCTTGAGGAATTCTGCAAGCAATTTCCATTGGGCTCGACCCAGCGAGTGATCATGGTCAATGACGACGGTCGCTATGCCGGAATCGTTCTCTTGCCGGAAATCTATGCCGATCCGATGGACCGTGAGAATGAGAGCCGCAGCCTGGAAACCTATCTGCGCTATACCAAGGATGTACTTTTGCCGACCATGAACGTCAAACAGGCCGCCGCCATCTTTGATTCCACCCAGAGCGAAGCACTGGCCGTCATGAATGATCGTGTGCAGAACCGTCCCATCGGCTTGCTGACCGAAAGCCACACGCTTCGCCGATACAGCGAAGAACTTGACCTGAGACGCCGCGAAGTGGCGGGTGAGTTTTAA
- a CDS encoding ABC transporter permease — protein MRIELEKRARASGLFTLVSPLLALALTLFFGGLMFAALGKDPFFALYSFFIAPLTEVWSLHELAIKAAPLILIAVGLSVCYRSNNWNIGAEGQFTVGAICGSIIPVIFYEWQSPLLLPLMMVMGMVGGALYAAIPALLKTRFNTNEILTSLMLVYIAQFILDYLVRGPWRDPQGFNFPQTREFVTEGILPAIWEESGRAHWGFVFALAAAVGVWLMMRYTLKGFEIVVLGQSERAGRFAGFSSRGMVWFSMLFSGALAGLAGISEVSGSINHLQPSISPGYGFTAIIVAFLGRLNPLGIIVAGLVLALTYLGGEGAQLAIGVSDKVARVFQGLLLFFVLSCDTLIYYKVRLVFSKTRSSVAEGAK, from the coding sequence ATGCGCATTGAACTGGAAAAGCGCGCCCGCGCGTCCGGGCTGTTTACGCTGGTCTCACCCTTGCTGGCGCTGGCTTTGACCCTGTTTTTCGGCGGGTTGATGTTTGCAGCGCTGGGCAAGGACCCGTTCTTTGCGCTTTACAGCTTCTTCATTGCGCCGCTCACCGAGGTCTGGTCGCTGCATGAGCTGGCGATCAAGGCGGCACCGCTGATCCTGATCGCTGTCGGACTGTCGGTCTGTTATCGTTCGAACAATTGGAATATCGGCGCGGAAGGCCAGTTCACGGTTGGGGCGATTTGCGGCTCGATCATTCCGGTGATCTTTTACGAATGGCAATCGCCGTTGCTTTTGCCGCTGATGATGGTGATGGGCATGGTTGGCGGTGCGCTTTACGCCGCCATTCCGGCGCTGCTGAAAACCCGCTTCAACACCAATGAAATCCTCACCAGCCTGATGCTGGTCTATATCGCTCAGTTCATTCTGGATTATCTGGTGCGCGGCCCGTGGCGCGACCCGCAAGGCTTCAATTTTCCCCAGACCCGCGAATTCGTCACGGAGGGCATTCTGCCTGCCATTTGGGAGGAATCAGGACGCGCCCATTGGGGCTTTGTCTTTGCTCTGGCTGCGGCTGTCGGCGTCTGGTTGATGATGCGCTATACGCTGAAGGGCTTTGAAATCGTCGTGCTTGGCCAATCGGAACGGGCAGGGCGGTTTGCTGGCTTTTCCTCCAGGGGCATGGTGTGGTTTTCCATGCTGTTTTCCGGGGCGCTGGCCGGTCTTGCCGGCATTTCGGAAGTGTCGGGCTCGATCAATCACCTGCAGCCGTCGATTTCACCGGGCTACGGTTTTACGGCGATCATTGTCGCGTTTCTCGGTCGGCTCAATCCGCTCGGTATCATTGTTGCCGGTTTGGTTCTGGCGCTAACCTATCTGGGCGGCGAGGGCGCGCAGCTGGCGATTGGCGTTTCGGATAAGGTGGCGCGGGTGTTTCAAGGGCTGTTGCTGTTCTTCGTGCTCTCTTGCGACACGCTGATTTATTACAAGGTTCGTCTGGTGTTTTCCAAAACCCGCTCCTCCGTGGCAGAGGGTGCGAAATGA